A window of Pedobacter lusitanus contains these coding sequences:
- a CDS encoding alpha-ketoacid dehydrogenase subunit alpha/beta, which yields MMLNNKLTTNPIDASELSFDDFKTIVIDDYRIAFESRQASLLGRKEVLTGKAKFGIFGDGKELPQIAMAKAFKNGDWRSGYYRDQTFAFATGICTIKEFFAQLYANPNVEADPASAGRQMNCHFSTRSLNEDGSWKDLTEMKNSSSDIAPTGGQMARLVGLAYASKLYRQNPELAYLKNFSVNGNEVGFGTIGNASTSEGVFFEAINAAGVLQIPMAMSVWDDAYGISVPAKYQTTKEDISEILKGFQRDENNPGYEIYKVRGWDYPALCETYQQAIQICREEHVPVLIHVTEVTQPQGHSTSGSHERYKDKARLEWEKEFDCIRQMRLWMLESAIITEEELAELEDTAKKLVREAQKEAWNEFLGDIKVEKDQVISLIHNLSDTNQALAKIAGTLAGTPDAQRKEVVSSARKALRLTLNEPSEARTQLLSWYKREKANNEERYNSKLFTDGKESPSLVDVLPASYQENSKMVDGRELLNACFDANFARDQRLVAFGEDLGSIGDVNQGFAGLQAKYGELRITDTGIREMTIAGQGIGLALRGLRPIAEIQYLDYLLYALNVLSDDLASLSYRTKGGQKAPVIIRTRGHRLEGVWHSGSPIGMILGSLRGLHLCVPRNMTQAAGMYNTLFRADEPALMIECLNGYRLKEMMPDNVGEYTVPLGKAEIIRQGTDITVVSYGSTLRIVEEAAEELAAYGISVEIIDPQTLLPFDTDHLCASSLQKTNKLLVVDEDVPGGGTAYILQQILEVQGGYYHLDAQPQTLSAKAHRPPYGSDGDYFTKPSVDDVVEVIYQLMNAHNEAKYPAIF from the coding sequence ATGATGCTAAATAACAAACTTACGACGAACCCCATCGATGCCTCAGAATTAAGTTTTGACGACTTTAAGACTATAGTAATCGATGATTACAGGATTGCTTTCGAGAGCAGACAGGCTAGTTTACTAGGCCGTAAAGAGGTTTTAACAGGTAAGGCTAAGTTTGGCATTTTTGGTGACGGGAAGGAACTTCCTCAGATTGCAATGGCTAAAGCTTTCAAAAATGGTGACTGGCGTTCGGGATATTACCGCGACCAGACTTTCGCTTTTGCTACCGGAATATGTACCATAAAAGAATTTTTTGCCCAGTTATATGCAAATCCAAATGTAGAAGCAGACCCTGCTTCTGCCGGCCGTCAGATGAATTGTCATTTTTCCACCCGTTCCCTGAATGAGGACGGTTCATGGAAAGACTTAACAGAAATGAAGAATTCTTCTTCTGATATTGCCCCTACAGGTGGCCAGATGGCGCGTCTGGTAGGTTTGGCTTATGCGTCTAAATTATACAGACAAAACCCCGAACTGGCTTATCTGAAAAACTTCTCTGTTAACGGGAACGAAGTTGGTTTTGGTACTATCGGAAATGCTTCAACTTCAGAAGGTGTATTTTTCGAGGCTATCAATGCAGCAGGAGTTTTACAGATTCCTATGGCGATGTCAGTATGGGATGATGCTTACGGAATTTCTGTTCCGGCAAAATATCAGACTACCAAAGAAGATATTTCAGAGATATTAAAAGGTTTCCAGCGGGATGAAAATAACCCTGGTTATGAAATATATAAAGTAAGAGGGTGGGATTACCCGGCTCTTTGTGAAACCTATCAGCAGGCTATTCAGATCTGTCGTGAAGAACATGTACCTGTATTGATTCATGTAACAGAAGTTACACAGCCTCAGGGACATTCCACTTCAGGTTCACATGAACGTTATAAAGATAAAGCAAGACTGGAGTGGGAGAAAGAGTTTGACTGTATCCGTCAGATGCGTCTGTGGATGCTTGAATCTGCTATTATTACCGAAGAAGAGCTTGCTGAACTGGAAGATACCGCTAAAAAACTTGTCCGTGAAGCACAAAAAGAAGCGTGGAATGAGTTCCTTGGTGATATTAAAGTAGAGAAAGATCAGGTAATCAGTTTAATCCATAACCTTTCAGATACGAATCAGGCTCTGGCAAAAATTGCCGGAACACTTGCCGGAACGCCGGATGCACAGCGTAAAGAAGTAGTTTCTTCTGCAAGAAAAGCACTTCGTTTAACTTTAAACGAACCTTCAGAAGCAAGAACACAATTGTTAAGCTGGTATAAAAGAGAAAAAGCAAATAACGAAGAAAGATATAATTCCAAACTGTTTACAGACGGAAAGGAAAGTCCTTCGCTGGTAGACGTATTACCGGCATCTTATCAGGAAAACAGTAAAATGGTAGATGGCCGTGAATTGCTGAATGCCTGTTTTGATGCTAATTTTGCACGTGATCAGCGTTTGGTAGCCTTTGGTGAAGACCTCGGGAGTATCGGAGATGTCAATCAGGGATTTGCAGGTTTACAGGCTAAATATGGTGAATTAAGAATTACAGATACAGGCATCAGGGAAATGACTATTGCAGGACAGGGAATAGGACTGGCGCTGCGTGGTTTAAGACCAATAGCTGAAATCCAGTACCTGGATTATCTGTTATATGCCCTGAATGTATTAAGTGATGACCTTGCAAGTTTGTCTTACCGTACCAAAGGCGGACAAAAAGCACCGGTAATTATCAGAACACGCGGACACCGTTTAGAAGGAGTGTGGCATTCTGGTTCACCAATCGGTATGATTTTAGGTTCTCTGCGTGGTTTACATCTTTGTGTTCCACGTAATATGACTCAGGCAGCCGGAATGTACAATACTTTATTCAGAGCAGATGAACCTGCTTTAATGATCGAATGTCTGAATGGTTACCGCTTAAAAGAGATGATGCCTGATAATGTAGGCGAGTACACTGTACCATTGGGAAAAGCAGAAATTATCAGACAGGGAACAGATATTACAGTTGTTTCTTACGGTTCTACACTCAGAATTGTAGAAGAAGCGGCAGAAGAACTGGCGGCTTACGGAATTTCTGTAGAGATTATTGACCCTCAGACTTTACTTCCGTTTGATACAGATCATTTATGTGCCTCTTCTTTACAGAAGACCAATAAATTATTAGTGGTTGATGAAGATGTTCCGGGTGGTGGAACAGCTTATATCCTGCAGCAGATTTTAGAAGTACAGGGCGGATATTATCATTTGGATGCACAGCCACAAACTTTATCTGCAAAAGCTCATCGCCCTCCATACGGATCTGATGGGGATTACTTTACTAAACCATCCGTAGATGATGTCGTAGAAGTGATTTATCAGCTGATGAATGCACATAACGAAGCTAAATACCCGGCGATTTTCTAA
- a CDS encoding DUF1573 domain-containing protein, with protein MKKLIILLTFVLGVTVTSFAQSKPAEFKFEKETYDFGKIPLTSPVSVEFKFVNVGDEPLILTKVETTCGCTVPTYTQTPIKKGESGLIKVTYTPAGSPLPFSKSITINSNAKTPTKVLYIKGETVAGK; from the coding sequence ATGAAAAAGCTAATTATACTATTAACCTTTGTCTTAGGTGTTACGGTTACTTCATTTGCACAAAGCAAACCAGCTGAATTTAAATTTGAAAAAGAGACTTATGACTTTGGAAAAATTCCATTGACCAGTCCGGTTTCAGTAGAATTTAAGTTCGTAAACGTTGGTGATGAGCCATTGATTTTAACAAAAGTTGAAACAACCTGCGGATGTACAGTACCTACTTATACTCAAACCCCTATCAAAAAAGGAGAGTCTGGCTTAATTAAAGTGACTTATACCCCGGCTGGTTCACCATTGCCATTCAGCAAAAGTATCACCATCAATTCCAATGCTAAAACACCTACTAAAGTGTTGTACATTAAAGGAGAAACAGTAGCAGGTAAATAA
- a CDS encoding pyridoxal phosphate-dependent aminotransferase, whose protein sequence is MPHISEKGIQMPASPIRKLTPFADKAKKDGKKVYHLNIGQPDIATPEGMLNAIKNIDFDVWAYTPSEGTLSYRTKLTEYYNKLGYNITPEDILVTVGGSEAITIAMQTCVNEGDEIIIPEPFYANYNGFACMSNVVVKPILSHIENGFALPEIAEFEKLITNKTKAIIICNPNNPTGYLYSGEELQALKELCLKYDLFLFSDEAYREFCYDGREFISPMHLDGLEENVVIMDTVSKRYSACGARLGCLITKNKEVIKSGLKFAQARLSPGMVEQIAGSAAVDTPDSYFEEVNKEYTLRRDTLVSRLNAIDGVFCPNPGGAFYVVAKFPIDDADAFCQWMLESFDHDGQTVMMAPATGFYSSPGSGKDEVRMAYVLNTDDLNKAMDCLTLALKQYPGKTN, encoded by the coding sequence ATGCCACATATTTCAGAAAAAGGGATACAAATGCCCGCATCGCCTATAAGAAAACTAACTCCATTTGCCGATAAAGCAAAAAAGGACGGTAAAAAAGTTTATCATTTAAATATCGGCCAGCCGGACATCGCCACCCCGGAAGGCATGTTAAATGCTATCAAAAACATTGATTTCGACGTCTGGGCTTACACTCCGTCAGAAGGAACTTTAAGCTACAGAACAAAACTTACTGAATATTATAATAAACTGGGGTATAATATCACTCCTGAAGATATATTAGTTACTGTAGGTGGATCAGAAGCGATTACCATCGCTATGCAAACCTGCGTAAATGAAGGTGATGAAATTATCATTCCTGAGCCTTTCTATGCAAACTATAATGGTTTTGCCTGTATGAGTAATGTAGTTGTAAAACCAATTCTCTCGCATATTGAAAATGGTTTCGCCCTACCTGAAATTGCTGAATTTGAGAAACTGATCACGAATAAAACCAAAGCGATCATTATCTGTAACCCCAATAATCCAACGGGATATCTTTATTCAGGAGAAGAGCTTCAGGCACTGAAAGAATTATGTCTTAAATATGATTTATTCTTATTCTCTGATGAGGCTTACCGTGAATTCTGCTATGATGGCAGAGAATTCATCTCTCCTATGCACCTTGATGGCCTGGAAGAAAATGTAGTGATCATGGATACTGTTTCTAAAAGATACAGTGCATGCGGCGCTCGTCTGGGCTGCCTAATCACTAAAAACAAAGAAGTGATCAAATCAGGATTAAAGTTTGCCCAGGCAAGATTAAGTCCGGGAATGGTGGAACAGATTGCAGGATCTGCTGCTGTGGATACTCCTGACAGCTATTTTGAAGAGGTAAATAAGGAATATACTTTACGCAGAGATACTTTAGTATCAAGATTAAATGCTATTGATGGTGTTTTCTGCCCTAATCCGGGTGGAGCATTCTATGTAGTTGCCAAATTCCCTATTGATGATGCAGATGCATTTTGTCAGTGGATGCTGGAAAGTTTTGACCATGACGGCCAGACTGTAATGATGGCGCCAGCAACTGGTTTTTATTCAAGTCCCGGCTCTGGTAAAGATGAAGTGAGAATGGCTTATGTATTAAATACTGATGATTTAAACAAAGCAATGGACTGTCTGACTTTAGCTTTAAAACAATATCCTGGTAAAACGAACTAA
- a CDS encoding GNAT family N-acetyltransferase encodes MIGSYKIDVPDESEFAQMGELWEASVRATHHFLNEQDIAFFKSLLLNEYFKLVSLFCIRDQDGLITGFMGIESDKLEMLFVHPRVMGKGIGKELLNHALQTFKINKVDVNEDNPQAVGFYEKMGFKTVSRSALDGMGKPFPILHMEIVS; translated from the coding sequence ATGATAGGTTCTTATAAAATAGATGTCCCCGATGAATCAGAGTTTGCTCAGATGGGTGAACTATGGGAAGCCTCTGTCAGAGCAACTCACCATTTCTTAAACGAACAGGATATCGCTTTCTTTAAATCGTTATTACTGAATGAATATTTTAAGCTGGTCAGCTTGTTTTGTATCAGAGATCAGGACGGTCTGATCACAGGTTTTATGGGAATAGAGAGTGACAAGCTGGAGATGTTATTTGTGCATCCCCGGGTAATGGGCAAAGGAATCGGAAAAGAGCTGCTGAATCACGCCCTGCAGACTTTTAAAATAAATAAGGTAGATGTAAACGAAGATAATCCGCAGGCAGTAGGATTTTATGAAAAGATGGGATTCAAGACCGTCAGCCGCTCGGCTTTAGACGGTATGGGAAAACCTTTTCCGATACTGCATATGGAAATCGTCTCCTAA
- a CDS encoding COG3014 family protein yields the protein MTTIRTYILRASVVGLMLFLFGCASYNDRITPYYKNISAGNYTEAQKELDKNSLIQKPRNKLLFLMEKGRVSHLLGDYENSNRYFNEADQLLEIGLTGTLDATVGVLVNPMTQRYKGEDFEKFMIHYYKALNYLYLHQTDEAVVEARRISLQTQEQNDKFNNKDKRYAQDAFSLTLQGMIYESNNDINNAFISYRNAVEIYQKSPDKTYYGTQMPLGLQKDVIRTAYLNGFTSEAVQFENAFGIKYKPEKAPEGGELIFFWENGLAPVKTQEDLFFTLTRGDGGNLFFTNAGGGLLIPFIYSGDRDKFNISAVESLRASFPKYIAQPSSYSSAVIKGVQGDINLEKTEDINVLAFRTLQQRTLNEMSKVLSRLAVKKVAEFALRESAKRDNQKNNSLLEGLGYGIQLYSLLSEKADTRNWQSLPANISYARIPLKTGENEITIALKNAQGAEETKTIKVNGNGRIQFYNYSTLR from the coding sequence ATGACAACCATTCGTACGTATATTCTTCGGGCATCAGTTGTAGGATTGATGCTTTTTTTATTTGGTTGCGCAAGTTATAACGACCGTATCACTCCCTATTATAAAAATATTTCTGCCGGAAACTATACAGAAGCACAAAAGGAGCTGGATAAGAACAGTCTGATCCAGAAACCGAGAAATAAGCTTCTTTTTCTGATGGAAAAAGGGAGGGTAAGTCATCTGCTTGGAGATTATGAAAACAGTAACAGATATTTTAATGAGGCCGATCAGCTGCTGGAAATAGGCTTGACCGGTACACTGGATGCTACTGTTGGTGTATTGGTTAACCCGATGACACAACGTTATAAAGGAGAGGATTTCGAGAAATTCATGATCCATTATTACAAGGCACTCAATTACCTTTATCTTCACCAGACAGATGAGGCAGTTGTGGAAGCCAGACGTATCAGTCTGCAAACACAGGAGCAGAACGACAAATTCAATAATAAGGATAAACGTTATGCGCAGGATGCTTTTTCATTAACCCTGCAGGGGATGATATATGAAAGCAATAACGATATCAATAATGCTTTTATCTCTTACCGGAATGCTGTGGAAATTTATCAGAAAAGTCCTGATAAGACCTATTATGGTACTCAAATGCCTTTAGGCCTGCAGAAAGACGTGATCAGAACAGCTTATCTGAATGGATTTACTTCAGAAGCTGTACAGTTTGAAAATGCTTTCGGTATTAAATATAAACCAGAAAAGGCCCCTGAAGGCGGTGAACTGATTTTCTTTTGGGAAAATGGCCTTGCACCGGTAAAAACCCAGGAAGACCTGTTTTTCACTTTAACCAGAGGTGATGGAGGAAACCTGTTTTTTACCAATGCCGGCGGCGGTTTACTGATTCCGTTTATTTATAGCGGCGACAGGGATAAATTCAATATCTCTGCTGTAGAGAGCTTAAGAGCTTCTTTCCCGAAATATATTGCTCAGCCATCATCTTATTCAAGTGCTGTGATTAAAGGTGTTCAGGGCGATATAAACCTCGAAAAAACGGAAGATATTAATGTCCTTGCATTCAGGACTCTTCAGCAGAGAACACTAAATGAAATGAGCAAAGTACTTTCCCGTCTTGCGGTTAAGAAAGTTGCAGAATTCGCTCTACGTGAAAGTGCCAAAAGAGATAATCAGAAAAATAACTCCTTACTTGAAGGTCTGGGATACGGAATACAGCTTTACAGTCTGTTGTCAGAAAAAGCCGATACCCGTAACTGGCAGTCTTTGCCGGCTAATATTTCCTACGCACGTATTCCGCTGAAAACAGGTGAGAATGAAATTACAATAGCGCTTAAAAATGCTCAGGGAGCAGAGGAGACCAAAACCATTAAAGTTAACGGGAATGGCCGGATTCAGTTTTATAACTATTCAACATTACGTTAA
- a CDS encoding penicillin-binding protein activator LpoB translates to MRFNKLLTVTALAASGMMIASCSSRQVTRVSTDQTIDISGSWNNSDSRMVADELTKNILNAGWIGTHQEEHQGKKPVVIVGFVQNKSHEHIDAETFVKDIESSFVQTQRVRLVQGGKKREELRAEKADQQTNASNSTIKKFGLENGADFILQGSINSIVDAHKRQKVVYYQVNLELTNIQTNEIVWIGEKKIAKYVKN, encoded by the coding sequence ATGAGATTCAATAAATTATTAACGGTTACTGCGCTTGCCGCTTCAGGAATGATGATTGCATCATGCTCATCCAGACAGGTAACACGTGTGAGTACAGATCAGACAATAGATATCAGCGGTTCATGGAATAACAGTGATTCGAGAATGGTGGCAGATGAGTTAACCAAAAACATCCTGAATGCAGGATGGATTGGAACGCATCAGGAAGAGCATCAGGGCAAAAAGCCGGTAGTGATTGTTGGATTTGTTCAGAATAAAAGTCATGAGCATATTGATGCTGAGACATTCGTGAAAGATATAGAAAGTTCTTTCGTTCAGACCCAGAGAGTACGTTTGGTACAGGGTGGCAAAAAACGTGAAGAATTACGTGCAGAAAAGGCAGATCAGCAAACTAACGCTTCTAATTCAACCATTAAGAAGTTTGGTTTGGAAAACGGAGCTGACTTTATTCTACAGGGATCTATAAACTCTATCGTTGATGCGCACAAACGTCAGAAAGTAGTTTATTATCAGGTAAATCTTGAACTGACCAACATCCAGACCAATGAGATCGTTTGGATAGGAGAAAAGAAAATTGCCAAGTACGTTAAAAACTAA
- a CDS encoding glycoside hydrolase family 16 protein has product MKGISISPETNYYIWLTAVNQSAAASFGTLKSFAKVFTSKKWKIDREEVNQLSIPSSAAVPEGMKLFWHDEFNDAMLNRNKWFTQYYSNLDYVEKYNWAAFKADTLPEPGFKFTGNSLHLITNDSIPVKPYWTSGRKISSIQTYDWNSNENLLDNKRGGYFEVRVKRKAAKNAELVNTAYWFDSPGPGPRYYIEDGYKAKEVKGIRPHGQVFEIDVFENLNSEVVLHGNVDSTGKFLHNIGQFDVKDVEIIDKWVTHGLLWTPAGLKFYVNGELKKEWSDPADIKSPDHFMNLLLGSYGKNGEVDMEVDYVRGYQWPVEKGNELANSSFEFRQLFPWTGTAQLTSSIKRTGHQSLILAPGQTIAQYLYLEPETTYKLDYWSKGSGSLTARLDNLIPVSGKPEKGRQEIARARQEFSGHSMDFSTTGSNPGQMKTVRVSFSNNSSAVIIIDDIKLQKK; this is encoded by the coding sequence TTGAAGGGAATTTCTATTAGCCCAGAGACTAATTATTACATATGGTTAACAGCGGTTAATCAATCAGCAGCTGCCAGTTTCGGTACCTTAAAAAGCTTTGCTAAAGTATTCACCTCCAAAAAATGGAAGATTGACCGGGAAGAAGTCAACCAGCTTTCCATACCCTCATCAGCTGCTGTTCCTGAAGGAATGAAACTATTCTGGCATGATGAATTTAATGATGCGATGCTGAACAGGAATAAATGGTTTACTCAGTATTATTCCAATCTCGATTACGTGGAAAAATACAATTGGGCAGCGTTTAAAGCAGATACTCTGCCCGAACCAGGATTTAAATTTACCGGAAATTCACTGCATCTGATAACCAACGACTCTATTCCTGTAAAGCCCTATTGGACATCAGGACGTAAAATATCGTCTATACAAACCTATGACTGGAATAGTAACGAAAATCTGTTGGACAATAAACGTGGTGGCTATTTTGAAGTAAGAGTTAAAAGAAAAGCTGCTAAGAACGCAGAACTTGTCAATACAGCTTACTGGTTTGATTCACCAGGTCCCGGGCCAAGGTATTATATAGAAGATGGCTATAAAGCAAAAGAGGTAAAAGGAATCAGGCCACATGGACAAGTATTTGAAATAGATGTATTTGAGAATCTGAACTCCGAAGTTGTTTTACATGGTAATGTAGATTCTACGGGTAAGTTCTTGCATAATATCGGGCAATTTGACGTCAAAGATGTAGAGATCATTGATAAATGGGTAACACATGGACTACTCTGGACACCTGCAGGATTAAAATTTTATGTAAACGGAGAATTGAAGAAGGAGTGGAGCGATCCCGCTGATATTAAGTCGCCGGATCATTTTATGAATCTGCTGTTAGGTAGCTATGGCAAAAATGGCGAAGTAGATATGGAAGTTGATTATGTCCGGGGTTATCAATGGCCTGTTGAAAAAGGGAATGAGCTTGCTAATTCATCTTTTGAATTCAGGCAGCTATTTCCATGGACCGGAACAGCACAATTGACCAGTTCGATCAAAAGAACGGGGCATCAGAGTTTAATACTTGCACCCGGACAGACTATTGCTCAGTATTTGTATTTAGAACCTGAAACCACTTATAAACTGGATTACTGGAGTAAGGGCAGTGGTAGTCTGACAGCCAGACTGGATAACCTTATCCCCGTAAGTGGAAAACCGGAAAAAGGGAGACAGGAAATAGCACGGGCAAGACAGGAATTTAGTGGTCATTCAATGGATTTTTCAACCACTGGGAGTAATCCCGGGCAGATGAAAACAGTTCGTGTCAGCTTTAGCAATAACAGTTCTGCAGTAATAATTATAGATGATATTAAGTTACAAAAGAAATGA